The following proteins are co-located in the Microcebus murinus isolate Inina chromosome 21, M.murinus_Inina_mat1.0, whole genome shotgun sequence genome:
- the REEP2 gene encoding receptor expression-enhancing protein 2 isoform X1, translating to MVSWIISRLVVLIFGTLYPAYSSYKAVKTKNVKEYVKWMMYWIVFAFFTTAETLTDIVLSWFPFYFELKIAFVIWLLSPYTKGSSVLYRKFVHPTLSNKEKEIDEYITQARDKSYETMMRVGKRGLNLAANAAVTAAAKGQGVLSEKLRSFSMQDLTLIRDEDALPLQGPDSRLRPSPGGLLDTIEDLDDPALSLRSSTSQAEARTEASEDDMGDKAPKRAKSIKKMPKAEPLTSKTLKTRPKKKTPVGGDSA from the exons ATGGTGTCCTGGATCATCTCCCGCCTGGTGGT GCTCATCTTCGGCACCCTGTACCCAGCCTACTCTTCCTACAAGGCCGTGAAGACAAAAAACGTGAAGGAATAT GTGAAATGGATGATGTACTGGATCGTCTTTGCCTTCTTCACCACGGCCGAGACGCTCACGGACATAGTGCTCTCCTG GTTCCCCTTCTACTTTGAGCTCAAGATCGCCTTCGTAATCTGGCTGCTGTCCCCTTACACCAAGGGCTCCAGCGTGCTCTACCGCAAGTTCGTGCACCCAACGCTGTCCAACAAGGAGAAG GAGATAGACGAGTACATCACGCAGGCCCGGGACAAGAGCTACGAGACCATGATGCGAGTGGGCAAGAGGGGCCTCAACCTGGCCGCCAATGCCGCAGTCACAGCTGCAGCCAAG GGCCAGGGGGTGCTGTCAGAGAAGCTCCGGAGCTTCAGCATGCAGGACCTGACCCTGATCCGGGATGAGGACGCGCTGCCCCTCCAGGGTCCTGACAGCCGCCTCCGACCCAGCCCCGGCGGCCTTCTGGACACCATCGAGGACTTGG ATGACCCTGCGCTGAGTTTAAGATCTAGCACGAGCCAGGCAGAAGCCCGGACAGAGGCCTCTGAGGATGACATGGGAGACAAGGCTCCCAAGCGGGCCAAATCCATCAAAAAAATGCCCAAAGCTGAG CCACTGACTTCCAAAACACTGAAGACCCGGCCCAAGAAAAAGACGCCTGTCGGGGGCGACTCAGCCTGA
- the REEP2 gene encoding receptor expression-enhancing protein 2 isoform X2, which yields MVSWIISRLVVLIFGTLYPAYSSYKAVKTKNVKEYVKWMMYWIVFAFFTTAETLTDIVLSWFPFYFELKIAFVIWLLSPYTKGSSVLYRKFVHPTLSNKEKEIDEYITQARDKSYETMMRVGKRGLNLAANAAVTAAAKGVLSEKLRSFSMQDLTLIRDEDALPLQGPDSRLRPSPGGLLDTIEDLDDPALSLRSSTSQAEARTEASEDDMGDKAPKRAKSIKKMPKAEPLTSKTLKTRPKKKTPVGGDSA from the exons ATGGTGTCCTGGATCATCTCCCGCCTGGTGGT GCTCATCTTCGGCACCCTGTACCCAGCCTACTCTTCCTACAAGGCCGTGAAGACAAAAAACGTGAAGGAATAT GTGAAATGGATGATGTACTGGATCGTCTTTGCCTTCTTCACCACGGCCGAGACGCTCACGGACATAGTGCTCTCCTG GTTCCCCTTCTACTTTGAGCTCAAGATCGCCTTCGTAATCTGGCTGCTGTCCCCTTACACCAAGGGCTCCAGCGTGCTCTACCGCAAGTTCGTGCACCCAACGCTGTCCAACAAGGAGAAG GAGATAGACGAGTACATCACGCAGGCCCGGGACAAGAGCTACGAGACCATGATGCGAGTGGGCAAGAGGGGCCTCAACCTGGCCGCCAATGCCGCAGTCACAGCTGCAGCCAAG GGGGTGCTGTCAGAGAAGCTCCGGAGCTTCAGCATGCAGGACCTGACCCTGATCCGGGATGAGGACGCGCTGCCCCTCCAGGGTCCTGACAGCCGCCTCCGACCCAGCCCCGGCGGCCTTCTGGACACCATCGAGGACTTGG ATGACCCTGCGCTGAGTTTAAGATCTAGCACGAGCCAGGCAGAAGCCCGGACAGAGGCCTCTGAGGATGACATGGGAGACAAGGCTCCCAAGCGGGCCAAATCCATCAAAAAAATGCCCAAAGCTGAG CCACTGACTTCCAAAACACTGAAGACCCGGCCCAAGAAAAAGACGCCTGTCGGGGGCGACTCAGCCTGA